The following DNA comes from Musa acuminata AAA Group cultivar baxijiao chromosome BXJ1-4, Cavendish_Baxijiao_AAA, whole genome shotgun sequence.
ttgttatagctttttctcttttaataggcttaggagagaaccttcacactcACTCTTGTATGAGATCTCTCACCTTCTACAATCTAGAATCACCTCTAAAATcaaagaggaagagactcaaataatGCTCACAGAGAGCTACAACCCTTCACCAACTTAGAATTTGATACTTCATCAACCAAGCCttaatggggtatttataggtcttaagaggcttaaaaaatagagccaaaaattttaaatccttaAAATTTTGGGGTATAAGCGGTACTATGTTAACATATGGCAATACTATCATTATAACTTTTGATGCTATAATTTTATACTTTTGTTCGATATTAACATCGTAATTTTTGAATTTTGGGTAGCATTACGATCGCCCTAGGTAGTACTACTACCACCCTAGGTAGTACTACTGTCAacataggtggtaccactactgatAGTGTTGATAAGCACTATGTGTGCTTGCTAGCTGACTCAGTAGTACCATCACCCAGGCCTACATTAGGCCATTGGTTTGCCTTTTAACAGGCTTAATTCGACTTGGGTTCAAGCCCAAGTCAATCAATAAGTTAGCATAGTTTCGGCCCAATACCAAATTAATTTGATCTATAAAGACCTCAATCAAGACTTTAACAATTCAACTACATATTCGACATAATTATGAAGCTTTTAGTACATTATATGCTATTTCAGCATGTTGTCCGATCTTTTAGCACTTCATCCGAATCTTCGGCATATCGCCCAATCTATCAGTATGTCAACTTTTCCATGACATTTAATCTTTTGGCGTAATACTTGATCATTTCAATATGATACTCAAACTTATAGTACGAAGTCCAATCTTCAGTATGTCAACCAATCCTCCAAATCGACGTCCAATTTTAGATATAATACTTTTCCTGACAAAACGCCCTATTCTCTTAGTTTGACAATTTGTCTTTTGATAGTTCGAGTTCATGATTAAAGTATTTCCTATATTACTTATCTCATAAccatattagtccataaactcattaattgatttcatcatcaaaatttgagatccaACACTCTATTGGTGGTTGTAAACTcagtatgattcaataaaagttaatatttgaattcTGTATAATGATTTATATAGAATTAATGTAAATCTTGAGTTTACAATGATCCTGTAATCAAATATTGGGATAAAATATAGTTTCATAAACTTCTTAAAATTAAATATGCTTATATCTTCATGTTTCTGCTTTAGTGAAGAAAGATATTTTATTACCTTTATAGATAATCTATTGAGTTAtaactatatatatctaattcatataaAGTCTTAAGCTGTTATCACCTTTAAGTATATATAAATAAAGTCGAGAAATAATTAGATAAGAAAAACCAAAATTATGAAAACTAAtaggggtgataaattttatagtaaTTATAATGAATTCGATCATAATTATAGTTCTTTTGTTAGATTCATGAAAATGTAGAGTATGTGTGcttaatatgatttattatatataCCATAGTAAAATAAGATTGTTGAAAGGTGAAATCATACTTTTATAGATGTGGTTAGGAGTATGATAGGTTATTATTCTGTACCCAAATTAATGTGAAAAGAAACTCTAAGGAcgattatatatatcttgaataggGTTTCTAGTAAGTCAATTTTATAAACTTCTTTTGAGTTGTGGACTAGTAGCAAAcccaatttaaaatatttacatatttaggatTATTAGCAGAGATAATTGTCTTAaattcatatgaaaagaaattagattcaatgattatttttagatattttataatttatctaaatttttttaaaatagtatATATTTTATTACCCTAATCGTATGAGGATAGTTGAATATAGTAATTTAAGATTCTTAGAAAATAGCCAATTAGTAAGagtaaaatcttaaaatttaatcttgacATTGAAGAGATACAGGTTCATACTCTTTTATCATTCAAGAGATTATTGTTATttcaatcattaaatgatttaaaaagatgaataacaaaataacattagTAAACTGCTACATGATATTGATATCGctactgatgatcttgtagaacaataatAATCGATTATTTTGAgaatatcttaaaggaaaatgagacatatcattttttattattatgtgatatatttataaaaattagattatgatataagaataaaaaagatCTCTCATTGTTTTCATGAGTTAATTAAAAGTAACaattctgaaaagtaatatgatataataaaagaagagttgaaaTCAATGATTAGAATGGTGTTTGAGAACTCATCAGATTGCCAAATAACTATAAAAGAGTCCATTACGTAAACATAACTCAAAGAATAATATTGAATGATATAATGATCAAACTTATGATcaaagttttactcataaagaatataTCGACCAAGATATCTTCTTTAGTTTTTTAAATatactcgttaagaatcatcatgacattagtgactCATTATGATTTTAAGTTACATCAAAAGgatgtaaaaaaaaatttctgattGGGAATCTAGATTTATATATATTAACCTACACGAtttgaaaagaaaatgaaagaaatataaaatttaatatataaatttaagaaacctatttatgatcttaaacaagcttctaaacaatggtatataaagtttcttgataccattattttctttagatttaaaaaatatactattaatcaATATTTATATCTGAATATTAGTGGgtgtaagtttattatattgatcttatatatgaataatattttatttactaGTAATGATCTTGGATTATTGtactgaataaaaaaaaattcatcaagaattttcaaTAATAGATCCCAACGATTGCTAGGACTGTCttagaaattatatatattgatCGAGTCTTCGAGAGGTTTAGTATATAGTTTTATTCAACAAATGATAAAAGTAAAAATTttagtcaaaataaatattttttggaaATAACGTAgaaaataattagataaaaaaaaatattctttatgtaTGCACAGTTGGAAGTTTATTATGTGCTCAAGCCTATGCATCTTAGTTTTATAGTTGAAATACTATATAGATACTATAGTTACATAGGAATGAAAATACtaaaaaactataaaaaaaataataaaatatttagaagagatgaattatatgctcacatatatgaaattagattagcttgaaatgatggtatttttctagtgctgattttgtaaattacctCGAAAGTCTACTTTCTAATTTATATCTATATCAATttacaagaaaaaatataaagtaatatattattatattactaataatagaagttgattttatgGTATGCTTTGATGCTACTAATCAAactttatatgaatttttttcttaGAACTTAGTGTGGTCAGACTCAATTATTAAGTCATTGAAGATACTTTGTAATATATCGCAATAACTTTCTTctttaagaatgacaagtactattatAGCTCTATTATGATATAAAGTATTTGATGATTAGATAAAAGAGTATAGAAACAACTAATATTAATTAATAACTTGAGTTCTACTATATTGATTACTAATTCATTCATTTAGAATTTATAACATAAAGTAtttaaaagaacatgttcttatgattaaGTTTGTGAGCAACTATTAAAAATATGGTGATGCATATTTGAGTggacattataattgatattcctTACATGCTTAAAGTTATTTATTGTTGATATCatattcgtatatatatatatatatatatatatatatatatatatatatatatatatatatatatatatatatatatatatatatatattatagttgaatatgattataggattgtctagataagataaattataagggTCATTTTACACtacattaggaaagactaatagtGTTGTGATATATAGAAGAAAATATGACATCGATGTCATATAATCACTACGACTCGCATTGCTAGTaagacttaatataatattattatatttatttgacttattaatttttttttaattcgtgtatatataaataatttttaaattttagaatccaattagataaaattatttttaaaataaattttattttattttattttgaatgcttttgtattttactaattaatgggccaagtgaaagaatgttagattatatgacactatctaattagataagatatattataaatatgattggattttaattatgattatcgatcaatagaaaAAGTTAAATTATGATATAATTACTTAGGTGATGATGTTTATGGGAGGGACTCTTCTAATTATTTATCTTAGACTTTTTATTCTCgcctatatatataaatagaaacTCGTAGGAACTATATACATAATAATTAAATACATGGATACACGGATGTGTGGATATATAATATGACTGAGAAATtataaatcttttttattttattttagttatgTAAACTAGAaattaaatacctctctcatataCTTTTTGTCCCTAAATTGGATGATGTTATATTCACATATTAGATAAAAGTTTTTTGAAATCATTCCAAAGGTATGCATTGTAAATTTAGGGAGCTATATTAATTTGATTCAGATTTTAATATtaactttttttataaataatagtatattataatttttatacttattaATCTTTGCGCATCTGCATACTTCATTAACAGACAAAGATTCACAAGGCTTCACCTCTCATTTTGTTGATTAGATGAGTGTTTGGTTTCCGCTGGGCCCGGAGCAGGCAAGCAGGTTGCTGCAAACGAAGTACACGTCATATGAATCCACGAGGGTGATTAGCTATGCGTCTTGCGTAGACATCACATCCTCCAGAGACATCAGGACGGTCATTCAGAATGCGCAGAGAAATAGATGGGGCTGTGAACCATCAGAACCGTCGTTCTGAAAATGAACGCTCAGATCACAATTGTATTGGAACGACCTCACGGTACCGTGTTCACGCAGTCCCAAACCTTCTCTTTATCTACTGCATCCTCGAATCCCAGACGATAGCGGatggaaatattaagccaaagcagcagcagcggcgaacaCAGAAAAAAAGACCAAGTGCATCATGAGGACTTCTACCCTTCTCTTCCTCCTGACTCCCCCACCACCACCCTCTCTCCCCTTCTTCGCAACCTCCACGCAGCGTCTCCTGTCCACAGTCCAGCTCCCACTTCTAGTCACCACCCGCTCCTCACCATGGCCCAACCCCAAGCATGCGGCAATAACGAAAACGGCGAGAGGCCGAAGACCCCTTACAGCGACCTCGgccgccgacgacgacgacgtgGAGGCTGGCGCTGGCGACGACTACGACATGGAGGAGGACGAGGTAGAGGAGCTCGACAACAAGAAGGACTACGATGTCGAGTACGACCGCCTCCTAGGCTCCCCCATCTCAGTACCCGCCACTGCTGCTGCCGCCGGCGACGACTCATCGCCGGATGATATCGAGATGGTCACCAGCGAGAGTTTCGTGTCCACCCAGGGTTGGGGTTCCGACACCGTTGTCGACTACCGCATCAATGAAGAGGAATTCCACAAGATCCGCCTCCTTCACTGTGACTTCTTCATCCGGAAGCCTCCCGACCCCGATCACAACGTCTATGACTTTCGAGAGGTCTTCAGCCTTCCATCTTTCTCGTTTTAAAAATTCTATAGTGGCGTTCTCTTGTTACTCTGATGCAAATCTCGTTGTGGCATTTCAACAAGCAGATGTATGTTACTCCTCCCGACACGGATGTTTACTCGATTCCGAAGGTCCTTGCGCCGATGCCTCAGAAGGTATCCAAAAGAAAATTCACAactcttttttctttcctccttGATGTCATGTTCCTGGTGGAGAATTTGCTTGCTGCAATGTTTTGTCAGTATAATCGTGTTTAGTTCATGCTTGAGTTTTAAAGTGGGTGCTTTCTGCTGTTGACAAAATAATGTTGAAGGGATCATCCATTAGGGATGATTGCTTTGGTTCATTAAAATTGCACTTATTGTTAACTGCACTTTTCCATCTTTTCTTGCATTCGATAGTACATCCGTTGCTCCAAAACTAATTTTGGTTGCTACAACGTTATGGAGCCACCGATAGATGCACCTCGAGATCCATTATATAAAACTGAGCGGGAGATCCTGAAGGTACACACCGAGACCCAATTGCTAGTGCATGCTGTTTCATTTTGATCTTTGCTCTTTCAGGTGTTGTGTAATTGTGTTATTTGTTGATTGAGAGAATCTTTTAGCCATTAAACTAATATTCACAAACAGTCGGTTTTCTCCTTGTTAGTGCAATTTGTCCTAATGATGGTTTTGGTTTTGAATAATACTCTTTTCAATGCTTCCTCAGTTCTTGTGCAGATGATGTTAGCTTCTTTGATCACTATGATTGCTCTGTCattatagtaaatacaaaacagtTCTTTTTTTCTCTATATTTCATTGGAAATCTAGTTATTTTCTTGTCTAACAATTGGTTCATGTGTCTCTATATCCCCTTAGAATATGTTCCTGATTCATGGTCAAGTTAATTATATATGCACGCATGTAAAGTCCATTTTTCATTTCTTTAGGTGatataaatatatgcatatatgtcaaTCTATATATTCCTGCAGTATTCTTTCCTGCTATGGATGTGTATTAGCAGTTTACTTTCTAGACCCTGTCTGTTGATTGTGCTGTTGGAAATCAGTTGTTGTCTAACTAGGAGATATGATCTAATTAAATTAATGattggagagataattaaaggtcTTATGGAATCAACCTTGTAAATCTAGTTGTTT
Coding sequences within:
- the LOC135651935 gene encoding PLASTID TRANSCRIPTIONALLY ACTIVE protein 6, chloroplastic-like: MRTSTLLFLLTPPPPPSLPFFATSTQRLLSTVQLPLLVTTRSSPWPNPKHAAITKTARGRRPLTATSAADDDDVEAGAGDDYDMEEDEVEELDNKKDYDVEYDRLLGSPISVPATAAAAGDDSSPDDIEMVTSESFVSTQGWGSDTVVDYRINEEEFHKIRLLHCDFFIRKPPDPDHNVYDFREMYVTPPDTDVYSIPKVLAPMPQKYIRCSKTNFGCYNVMEPPIDAPRDPLYKTEREILKVFLTKHYRNRRLGDAEFVLDFEEIYVIDSKTKSITRAKVLVTVTGGRNRDRRNDLLIIRDGGNLFKIIDKSERDDPTTVIEREEWAKTRQEMEHHLRKLRDFSVSNWF